Proteins from a genomic interval of Blastopirellula marina:
- a CDS encoding HEAT repeat domain-containing protein, which translates to MTADHVRNPPVLAALLAVTMTLALVTGQGCRSVVDRSRDLTELASTPRESKPEPTSRPITASAPAAENDPAVEAAERVLAASVVQTSENALRPQHIESRGWYLDHGTPIYQAVAQRSPRWRHPALESLLDQPESPLTTLASGAKSSNPEIAATALIGLVRSDETVEPQRLAELIENDELALTTKAALLEALATTSPKQAQPIVEQLFQKRDKLLAAAESTDTSATEALQQQFWISLAWILPPEQQVALFTEQFLQSSPQQQGILLDLLLFYRSAESDEITQHFEQLSPQAMRRLGLWEPYLRSVAPLETLIAQTRSPEFPTRSSAIIGLGRDGSAAAQAMLKEIGDKDPALVQVAAVFAWSLIPGHDQWSRLSESSSWRVRLAVAELVPLQAKYQDVFARLKDDNSRQVREAMVHRSPELVAQQKRPVKSPQVTSPKEIPTLTAEEAMAVLDLIEKAEHATVEMERTEARRDLLLQPEAVLAAVDQAAKPLVSYENPYLFDVLLPQCDPAYRYLQEATSGDPTLSLSALRKLEQQARQEMLPELVLWRLNSHIEQFTPMTWPVLMELIRSDQREAAQQIVRRALAHDSPQVRIAAYRYIADFPLDGTTSPVKDGLNHEMPNVRVAAIEALSSVAGEESINDFVRRLTDSDIDVQLAACHALDAHNDPRGIDHLSRMTYSSSKSVRLKAVQAIAARQQESDIAVLVRALDDETAIRSTALDGLSSIVPKDQWPETISDAISLEAKCAAWKNWFDRQAGQAQREFLSPQG; encoded by the coding sequence ACCCCGCGAGAGTCGAAGCCTGAGCCGACATCCCGGCCCATTACTGCTTCTGCACCGGCCGCCGAAAACGATCCGGCTGTCGAAGCGGCCGAAAGAGTGCTGGCCGCCAGCGTCGTTCAAACCTCGGAGAATGCCCTCCGCCCACAACATATCGAGTCGCGTGGTTGGTATCTCGATCACGGCACGCCTATCTATCAGGCCGTCGCTCAACGCAGCCCACGCTGGCGTCATCCAGCACTGGAGTCGCTGTTGGATCAGCCTGAATCGCCGCTCACCACGCTTGCTAGTGGAGCGAAGTCATCTAACCCGGAAATCGCTGCAACCGCGCTCATTGGTTTGGTACGAAGTGACGAGACAGTCGAGCCGCAGCGACTGGCCGAGTTGATCGAGAACGACGAGCTCGCGCTGACCACGAAAGCCGCTCTGCTGGAAGCCTTGGCGACGACCTCTCCCAAGCAGGCCCAGCCGATCGTCGAGCAGCTTTTCCAAAAGCGTGACAAGCTCCTTGCTGCTGCCGAATCGACCGATACCTCCGCTACCGAGGCGCTCCAGCAACAGTTTTGGATATCGCTGGCTTGGATTCTGCCGCCGGAACAGCAAGTCGCGTTGTTCACCGAGCAGTTCTTGCAGTCCTCGCCCCAACAGCAAGGCATACTACTCGATTTGCTCCTGTTCTATCGCTCGGCAGAGAGTGACGAGATTACCCAGCACTTCGAGCAGCTCTCGCCGCAGGCCATGCGCAGGCTTGGGCTTTGGGAGCCCTATCTCCGCAGCGTGGCTCCGCTGGAAACACTCATCGCACAGACGCGTTCTCCCGAGTTCCCAACCCGATCGAGCGCCATCATCGGGCTCGGCCGAGACGGCTCGGCGGCGGCTCAAGCGATGCTGAAGGAAATCGGCGACAAAGATCCTGCCCTCGTCCAGGTTGCGGCGGTCTTCGCCTGGAGTTTGATTCCTGGTCATGATCAGTGGTCTCGCTTGTCGGAATCGTCTTCCTGGCGCGTGCGGCTGGCGGTCGCAGAACTCGTACCATTGCAGGCCAAGTACCAAGACGTCTTCGCTCGCCTGAAAGATGACAACAGCCGCCAGGTTCGCGAGGCCATGGTCCACCGTTCACCGGAACTGGTCGCCCAACAGAAGCGACCAGTGAAGTCCCCCCAGGTAACCAGTCCTAAAGAAATCCCCACGCTGACCGCGGAAGAGGCGATGGCCGTTCTCGACCTGATCGAGAAGGCCGAGCACGCGACCGTCGAAATGGAAAGAACCGAAGCCCGGCGGGACTTATTGCTGCAGCCAGAAGCAGTCCTCGCCGCGGTCGATCAGGCAGCCAAACCGTTGGTCTCGTACGAAAATCCCTACCTGTTTGACGTACTGCTTCCTCAATGCGACCCTGCTTATCGTTATCTGCAAGAGGCAACCTCCGGCGATCCGACCCTATCCCTTTCGGCGCTGCGGAAGCTCGAACAGCAGGCTCGCCAGGAAATGCTGCCGGAGCTTGTGTTGTGGCGACTGAACTCGCATATCGAACAGTTCACGCCGATGACATGGCCAGTACTGATGGAATTGATCCGAAGTGACCAACGCGAGGCCGCACAGCAAATCGTGCGGCGGGCATTGGCGCATGACAGTCCTCAAGTGCGAATTGCCGCTTATCGTTACATCGCCGATTTTCCACTGGATGGCACAACTTCGCCGGTCAAAGATGGATTGAACCACGAGATGCCGAACGTGCGAGTCGCAGCAATCGAAGCACTGTCCAGCGTCGCGGGCGAGGAAAGTATCAACGACTTCGTCCGGCGATTGACAGACAGCGATATCGATGTGCAACTGGCCGCCTGTCACGCGCTAGATGCCCACAACGACCCGCGAGGAATCGACCACTTGAGCCGCATGACCTACTCGTCATCCAAGTCGGTGCGTCTGAAAGCGGTGCAAGCCATTGCGGCTCGTCAGCAGGAAAGTGATATCGCTGTCCTGGTGCGTGCTCTGGATGATGAAACGGCAATTCGCTCGACGGCTCTCGACGGACTGTCCAGTATTGTGCCGAAAGATCAATGGCCCGAGACGATTTCTGACGCAATTTCTTTAGAAGCCAAGTGTGCTGCCTGGAAAAACTGGTTCGACCGGCAAGCAGGCCAGGCCCAACGCGAATTCTTATCGCCCCAGGGCTAA
- a CDS encoding 3-hydroxyacyl-CoA dehydrogenase NAD-binding domain-containing protein, which yields MAPNSSIKLSFPEQDIACLTFDLPDKGANILSHPVMEELAGHLDTLADRDDIVGVIIDSAKPSIFIAGADINEFAASMEVDEKRTYEMSRRGQDLFGRLHANKWLTVAAINGTCVGGGTELALGCDRRIVSTHEKTEIGLPEVKLGIYPGWGGTVRLSRLVGLGNAVKMITSGESVSPQMALKLGLADDMVPADQLVQAAIRMIREEQETGQYLNDRAERIKPIAINETELGFLGATASAYIQQQTKGQYPAPLAALETLLGGAMVDAQSALEAEAQGMAKLFGTPVNAALINVFLLTDRNKKDSGVEGDGPQPRKLQSASVIGAGIMGSGIAAANLKRGLTVTLNDANPEALERGASSVLDEVSFDKDTRSKSVERAIHFAGRLHSTTSGDELIGSDIVIEAVVENLELKRKIFAGLEDKLPAEAILASNTSTLPITKLAENLKHPERFVGIHFFNPVRKMKLVEVIRGEKTSDETAATAVAYAKGLGKFPIVVNDGPGFLVNRLLFPYMNEATQLLQDGVDMKRIDKVSVKFGMPMGPIALYDMVGIDTSFYAGRTMYDAFPDRTLVSPILPALIKNERLGTKKGYGFYNHEKKKGRPEPDPMALELIARYVDAPEREITDEEIQHRLILPMLLEATRALDEGIVRDPRDVDLGLIFGIGFPPFKGGLLFWADTVGAKALVEWLEPLQALGKRFAPTPMLLDMAKESSKFYDRTSD from the coding sequence ATGGCCCCCAACTCCAGCATCAAGCTTAGCTTCCCTGAACAGGACATTGCCTGCCTGACATTCGACCTGCCTGACAAGGGGGCGAACATTCTGAGCCATCCTGTCATGGAAGAGCTCGCCGGTCACCTCGATACGCTGGCCGATCGCGACGATATTGTCGGCGTGATAATCGACTCGGCGAAGCCCAGCATCTTCATTGCCGGTGCCGATATCAACGAGTTCGCGGCTTCGATGGAAGTCGACGAAAAACGCACCTACGAGATGAGCCGCCGAGGACAGGACTTGTTTGGTCGGCTGCATGCCAACAAGTGGCTGACCGTCGCGGCGATCAACGGCACATGTGTTGGAGGTGGAACGGAGCTCGCATTGGGCTGCGATCGACGAATCGTCTCGACCCACGAGAAAACCGAAATCGGCCTGCCTGAGGTAAAGCTAGGGATCTATCCCGGATGGGGTGGAACGGTTCGCCTTTCGCGTCTGGTTGGGCTGGGCAACGCTGTCAAAATGATCACCTCCGGCGAAAGTGTCTCGCCCCAGATGGCCTTGAAACTGGGCCTGGCAGACGACATGGTGCCAGCCGATCAGTTAGTGCAGGCGGCCATTCGCATGATTCGCGAAGAACAGGAAACAGGCCAGTACCTGAACGATCGCGCCGAACGCATCAAGCCGATCGCGATCAACGAAACGGAACTCGGCTTCCTCGGTGCCACCGCTTCGGCCTATATCCAGCAGCAAACCAAGGGGCAGTATCCTGCACCGTTGGCAGCATTAGAAACGCTGCTCGGCGGAGCGATGGTCGATGCCCAGTCGGCCTTGGAAGCCGAAGCCCAGGGGATGGCCAAGTTGTTTGGCACCCCGGTCAATGCGGCGTTGATCAACGTCTTTCTGCTGACCGACCGCAACAAGAAAGATAGCGGTGTTGAAGGAGACGGCCCCCAGCCGCGCAAGCTTCAGTCGGCTAGTGTCATCGGTGCCGGCATCATGGGAAGTGGAATTGCCGCAGCCAATCTCAAGCGAGGCTTAACCGTCACGCTGAACGATGCCAATCCCGAAGCGCTCGAACGTGGTGCCAGCAGCGTGCTGGATGAAGTGTCGTTCGATAAAGATACCCGCAGTAAAAGCGTCGAACGCGCGATTCACTTCGCCGGTCGCCTGCACAGCACCACCAGCGGCGACGAACTGATCGGCTCCGACATCGTTATCGAAGCAGTCGTCGAGAACCTGGAACTCAAACGCAAGATTTTCGCCGGCCTGGAAGATAAGCTTCCGGCTGAGGCGATCCTGGCAAGCAACACTTCGACGCTACCCATCACCAAGCTGGCCGAGAATCTGAAGCACCCCGAGCGTTTCGTGGGGATTCACTTCTTCAACCCAGTCCGCAAGATGAAGCTCGTGGAAGTGATTCGCGGTGAGAAGACCTCGGACGAAACGGCCGCCACGGCTGTCGCTTACGCGAAGGGGCTCGGTAAGTTCCCGATCGTGGTCAACGACGGCCCTGGCTTCCTGGTCAATCGATTGCTCTTCCCGTACATGAACGAAGCGACGCAGCTGTTGCAAGACGGCGTCGACATGAAGCGGATCGACAAGGTTTCCGTGAAGTTCGGCATGCCCATGGGACCGATCGCCCTATACGACATGGTGGGGATCGATACGTCCTTCTACGCAGGCCGCACCATGTACGATGCCTTCCCCGATCGGACGCTCGTTTCCCCAATTCTGCCAGCGCTGATCAAGAACGAACGGCTCGGCACGAAGAAGGGGTACGGGTTCTATAACCACGAAAAGAAGAAGGGGCGTCCCGAGCCCGACCCGATGGCCTTGGAACTGATCGCTCGGTATGTCGACGCACCTGAGCGGGAGATCACCGACGAAGAGATCCAGCATCGGCTTATCTTGCCCATGCTGCTGGAAGCAACGCGTGCCCTCGACGAAGGGATCGTTCGCGATCCACGCGATGTCGACCTGGGACTGATCTTCGGGATTGGCTTCCCACCTTTCAAAGGAGGGCTGTTGTTCTGGGCCGATACCGTCGGAGCGAAGGCGTTGGTCGAGTGGCTCGAGCCGCTCCAGGCACTGGGCAAGCGGTTCGCACCGACCCCCATGCTTCTGGATATGGCCAAAGAGAGCAGTAAGTTTTACGACCGGACCTCGGACTAA
- the fadA gene encoding acetyl-CoA C-acyltransferase FadA, translating to MNQAVIIDCLRTPIGRAHPERGYYRDVRSDDLAVHCVQALIERTGIDPHEIEDVLFGCTQQTLEQGLNVTRILGLTAGLPVTVAGATINRLCGSSLQALNQAAHSIAAGAEDVQIVGGLEHMTHVPMDHALDVNPKLYRHTSEAALHMGITAEFLAQTQGISRKEQDEFALASHQKAIAAQDTGKFNQEIIPTHGRDEAGQRKLLTADQCVRDDTSMEALAALRPAFMPDGGTVTAGNASPINDGACAMLMMSDASAKRLGLKPIAKVVATAVAGVEPSVMGTGPIPATHKVLKRAGMTLDQIDLIELNEAFAAQSLACLRGLKLDVDKVNVNGGAIAIGHPLGCSGARISTTLIHAMRDRGARFGLATMCIGVGQGIATIFERLD from the coding sequence ATGAATCAGGCGGTAATCATTGACTGTTTGCGAACTCCGATCGGTCGTGCCCACCCCGAGCGCGGCTATTATCGCGACGTCCGCAGCGACGACCTGGCCGTGCACTGCGTGCAGGCCCTGATCGAGCGAACCGGGATCGACCCACACGAGATCGAAGACGTTCTGTTCGGCTGTACGCAGCAAACGCTGGAACAAGGCTTGAACGTCACGCGTATCCTCGGGCTGACCGCAGGCCTGCCAGTCACGGTGGCCGGTGCCACGATCAATCGGCTTTGTGGAAGCAGCCTGCAAGCCCTTAATCAGGCAGCGCATAGCATTGCTGCCGGGGCCGAAGACGTGCAGATCGTGGGTGGCCTGGAACACATGACGCATGTTCCTATGGATCATGCCCTCGACGTGAATCCCAAGTTGTACCGCCACACGTCCGAAGCCGCTTTGCACATGGGAATCACGGCCGAGTTCCTGGCCCAGACGCAGGGAATCTCGCGAAAAGAGCAGGACGAGTTCGCCCTGGCCAGCCATCAAAAGGCGATCGCCGCACAGGACACCGGCAAGTTCAACCAAGAGATCATCCCCACGCATGGACGCGATGAAGCCGGCCAGCGAAAGCTACTCACGGCCGATCAGTGCGTCCGCGACGATACCAGCATGGAAGCCCTGGCGGCTCTGCGACCTGCGTTCATGCCCGACGGGGGAACGGTCACCGCCGGTAACGCTTCGCCAATCAACGACGGCGCGTGCGCGATGCTCATGATGTCAGACGCGAGCGCTAAGCGATTAGGTTTGAAGCCCATCGCCAAGGTGGTTGCTACCGCGGTCGCTGGCGTCGAGCCCTCGGTGATGGGAACCGGCCCGATTCCCGCAACGCACAAAGTTCTGAAGCGAGCCGGCATGACGCTCGATCAGATCGACCTCATCGAGCTGAACGAAGCCTTTGCGGCTCAATCCCTCGCCTGCCTTCGCGGCCTTAAGCTCGACGTCGACAAGGTCAACGTCAACGGCGGAGCGATCGCGATTGGTCACCCGCTGGGATGCTCGGGCGCTCGCATTAGCACTACGCTGATTCATGCGATGCGCGACCGCGGGGCTCGCTTCGGACTGGCCACCATGTGCATTGGTGTCGGGCAGGGCATCGCGACCATCTTCGAGCGACTCGACTAA
- a CDS encoding AMP-dependent synthetase/ligase produces MDTGEEIQQADSVATIFLERVRVGPKLSALWTRTADTAYRATTWEELLLEVASVADALEQQGVTRGTRVVQLSENRREWIVLDLALQFLGAWHVPISTHASPSQIRQILDHCDPAIIVVESTLKDGWIAQDITESVITISFDDDGKASSRVMSKLADAPTLTAQHALADLQRRAESINPDDVCSLVYTSGTTGPPKGVMLTHRNLAFDALAVVHAYEEKPADKRLSFLPFSHLYARTCDVYTWMARGSQLALAHSRETILADCQAIQPKLINGVPYFYQKVVEGLKAKGKLNSPGTLQTALGGEVRMCASGGAPLAGWVIEAFEKQGLTLLEGYGMTEASPVISVSTEGAHRAGSVGMKLDGIEVRISEQGELETRGPHVMKGYYHDDEATRQVMDGDWLRTGDIGLIDNEGFLWITGRQKEMLVLSTGRKVNPAALELAIGSDPLVAQVVVCGEGRKCLSALIVPDPEQLRRRIKEARLWIFSKQQALQHPTVRGWYRDALDCQLANRADYEQVGPFTILGQGFTPSTGEMTAKLSLRRDAIVKNYHDTIEQMYKPQEVSRPWWRLWTS; encoded by the coding sequence ATGGACACGGGGGAAGAGATCCAGCAAGCCGATTCGGTCGCGACCATCTTTTTAGAGCGAGTTCGCGTAGGGCCGAAATTGTCTGCGCTGTGGACGCGAACCGCCGATACCGCTTACCGAGCGACCACCTGGGAAGAACTTCTTCTCGAAGTTGCCAGCGTCGCGGATGCTCTCGAGCAACAAGGCGTGACCCGCGGCACGCGCGTTGTTCAGTTGAGCGAAAATCGCCGCGAGTGGATCGTGCTCGACCTGGCCCTGCAGTTTCTCGGGGCCTGGCATGTACCAATCAGCACACACGCTTCCCCCAGCCAGATTCGGCAGATACTCGATCACTGCGACCCGGCCATCATTGTGGTCGAGTCGACGCTGAAAGATGGTTGGATCGCCCAAGATATTACCGAGTCGGTCATCACAATCTCTTTCGACGATGACGGCAAGGCCTCGTCACGGGTCATGTCCAAGCTGGCGGACGCACCGACTTTGACCGCCCAGCATGCGCTGGCCGATTTACAGCGACGGGCGGAAAGCATCAATCCGGACGACGTCTGCTCGCTGGTCTACACCAGCGGGACGACAGGTCCACCGAAAGGAGTCATGCTGACGCATCGCAATTTGGCTTTCGATGCGTTGGCGGTCGTGCATGCGTACGAAGAAAAGCCGGCCGACAAGCGGCTCAGCTTTCTGCCGTTCAGCCATTTGTATGCTCGGACCTGCGATGTCTACACCTGGATGGCCCGCGGATCGCAGTTGGCGCTGGCCCATTCCCGCGAAACGATCCTGGCCGATTGCCAGGCGATTCAGCCAAAGCTGATCAACGGCGTGCCGTACTTCTATCAAAAGGTGGTCGAAGGGCTCAAAGCGAAAGGCAAACTCAATTCACCTGGCACACTGCAAACAGCGCTGGGTGGCGAAGTCCGCATGTGTGCCAGCGGTGGCGCTCCCCTGGCCGGCTGGGTGATCGAAGCGTTCGAGAAACAGGGCCTGACGCTCTTGGAAGGGTACGGCATGACCGAGGCCTCGCCGGTAATCTCTGTTTCGACCGAAGGAGCCCATCGTGCTGGCAGCGTGGGCATGAAGCTGGATGGCATTGAGGTCCGTATCTCTGAACAGGGAGAACTCGAAACGCGCGGCCCGCACGTGATGAAGGGTTACTACCACGACGACGAAGCCACGCGGCAAGTCATGGATGGCGACTGGCTACGGACCGGCGACATCGGCTTGATCGACAACGAAGGCTTCCTCTGGATCACGGGCCGGCAGAAAGAAATGCTCGTCCTTTCAACTGGGCGGAAGGTCAACCCGGCGGCGCTCGAACTGGCCATCGGTAGCGATCCGCTGGTGGCTCAGGTTGTGGTGTGCGGCGAAGGTCGCAAGTGCCTCTCGGCACTGATTGTGCCAGATCCCGAGCAACTACGCCGTCGAATCAAAGAGGCCCGATTGTGGATCTTTTCCAAACAGCAAGCCTTGCAGCACCCGACCGTTCGCGGTTGGTATCGCGATGCGCTCGACTGTCAGTTGGCCAACCGCGCCGACTACGAACAGGTCGGACCGTTCACCATTCTCGGTCAAGGATTCACCCCGTCGACCGGAGAAATGACCGCCAAACTAAGTCTTCGCCGAGATGCAATTGTGAAAAATTACCACGATACGATCGAGCAAATGTACAAGCCCCAGGAAGTGTCGCGGCCCTGGTGGAGGTTGTGGACGTCGTAA
- a CDS encoding acyl-CoA dehydrogenase family protein: MSSDTTKPSVPEESQPAEAQETSFAETALKLGGKSEDEARRTGAIDSADDQVEKLFQPQYQTANSPAHRAVWDRGIPIELFQADPIAAPPEIRKVMDDSLEVVRGFRKSKTITDEKGKIRNEVLQGLADAGYWGLLVDKKYGGSGTPFRAFAPFLTEMAMVDPTLAGLASVHGCIGAVDPVSTFGNEEQKQRYLPKLASGEKLSAFALTEPCAGSDLTALRTTARLDGDSYVLNGEKLFITNVVPGRTIGVVCLIDEVPAVLVVDLPAEENDNFQLRKYGIWALKHTYNQGIIFKDLRVPKENLLLPGKGNGLTIAYHGLNLGRISLCANAAGTMRLMMASMIPWVHFRETYGEPIAKRELVQRRLGKLAGMIVASDALVAWCSTLIDSGYRGEMECIIAKIFGSESQKEAAIELFMKTHGGRSFLHGHMFGDNVHEYLAPCIYEGEGEMLGMAFFKSLVKKHGTQFFEPIGKALHEAGIKKPNPLNPAHAWALKGALAPYASWMMKEYMGGKPRPKFPQMPDDLKAHAQFAADRLQDMPLHISGTMRKHQLKLADRQCRMSYLSANVQDLMTILCTALYAAKQENETIRAAADIACRDLKRKILLTRPSDRYFRRVSEVGGMVAEGNFPGVSAPPDEILMRYDK; this comes from the coding sequence ATGAGCAGTGACACGACCAAGCCTTCGGTTCCGGAAGAATCCCAGCCAGCCGAAGCACAAGAGACCTCGTTTGCCGAAACCGCGCTCAAGCTGGGTGGTAAGAGTGAAGACGAAGCGCGACGCACCGGGGCGATCGATTCGGCGGACGATCAAGTCGAAAAGCTCTTCCAGCCGCAGTATCAAACGGCCAACAGCCCCGCACATCGTGCGGTATGGGATCGTGGCATTCCCATCGAATTGTTCCAGGCCGATCCAATCGCGGCACCGCCGGAAATTCGCAAGGTAATGGACGATAGCTTGGAGGTCGTACGCGGCTTCCGAAAGAGCAAGACCATCACCGACGAGAAGGGCAAGATCCGCAACGAGGTCCTCCAGGGGCTGGCCGATGCTGGCTACTGGGGGTTGCTGGTCGATAAGAAGTACGGCGGCAGCGGCACGCCATTTCGGGCGTTCGCTCCGTTCCTCACCGAGATGGCGATGGTCGATCCGACCTTGGCCGGTCTCGCTTCGGTGCATGGCTGTATTGGTGCGGTCGATCCGGTCAGCACGTTCGGTAACGAAGAGCAGAAGCAACGCTACTTACCTAAACTAGCCAGCGGCGAAAAGCTTTCGGCGTTCGCTCTCACCGAACCATGTGCCGGCTCGGACCTGACCGCCCTACGGACGACTGCCAGGCTCGATGGGGACAGCTACGTTCTCAACGGCGAGAAGCTCTTTATCACCAACGTGGTGCCAGGGCGAACGATCGGCGTGGTGTGCCTCATCGACGAGGTTCCCGCGGTGCTGGTTGTCGATCTTCCGGCCGAAGAGAACGACAATTTCCAGCTGCGCAAGTACGGCATCTGGGCGCTGAAGCACACCTACAACCAAGGCATCATCTTCAAAGACCTACGTGTGCCGAAAGAGAACCTCTTGCTGCCCGGCAAGGGGAATGGCCTGACGATCGCCTATCACGGGCTCAATCTCGGTCGTATCAGCTTGTGCGCGAACGCGGCCGGTACGATGCGGCTGATGATGGCCAGCATGATTCCGTGGGTCCATTTCCGCGAAACATACGGCGAGCCGATCGCCAAGCGAGAACTGGTGCAGCGACGCTTAGGCAAGCTGGCCGGAATGATCGTGGCCTCCGACGCGCTGGTGGCCTGGTGCAGCACGTTGATCGATTCCGGTTACCGCGGCGAGATGGAATGCATCATTGCCAAGATCTTCGGTAGCGAATCGCAAAAGGAAGCGGCGATCGAGTTGTTCATGAAGACGCACGGCGGACGTTCGTTCCTGCATGGGCACATGTTCGGCGACAACGTCCACGAGTACCTCGCCCCTTGCATCTACGAAGGGGAAGGGGAGATGCTCGGCATGGCGTTCTTCAAGTCGCTGGTCAAGAAGCACGGTACGCAGTTCTTCGAACCGATCGGCAAGGCCCTGCACGAAGCCGGCATCAAGAAGCCGAACCCCCTCAATCCGGCACATGCCTGGGCACTCAAAGGGGCATTGGCACCTTATGCCAGTTGGATGATGAAGGAGTACATGGGAGGCAAGCCGCGTCCCAAGTTCCCGCAGATGCCGGACGACCTGAAGGCCCACGCCCAGTTCGCCGCCGATCGTCTGCAGGACATGCCGCTGCACATCTCCGGCACGATGCGCAAGCATCAGCTGAAGCTGGCCGATCGGCAGTGCCGTATGTCGTACCTGTCGGCCAATGTGCAGGACCTGATGACCATTCTGTGCACGGCGCTGTACGCGGCGAAGCAGGAAAACGAAACGATCCGCGCCGCGGCCGATATCGCCTGCCGCGACTTGAAGCGGAAGATCCTGCTCACCCGGCCGAGCGATCGCTACTTCCGCCGCGTGTCGGAAGTGGGGGGCATGGTTGCCGAAGGAAACTTCCCCGGCGTCAGCGCTCCCCCCGATGAAATCCTGATGCGGTATGATAAGTAA
- the ispD gene encoding 2-C-methyl-D-erythritol 4-phosphate cytidylyltransferase, whose protein sequence is MIHFSVILPAAGRSTRFGGGELKKVYVPLHGQPVWLHSAKRFATRPDVRGVVVVISPDDEVYFCEQFADVCDQLGIQIALGGETRTDSIANGIRALNSPGEFIAIHDAARPGIDDAMIDAVFNTAAGSGAAILALPVPGTLKRVSIEGKIVETVPREGVWEAQTPQVFRRQLILEAYEKFGNEPATDDASLVERLGHPVSVVRGGLKNLKITTKDDLVVAEQLLADVS, encoded by the coding sequence GTGATTCACTTCAGTGTCATTCTGCCAGCCGCCGGCCGCAGCACGCGTTTCGGCGGCGGCGAGCTGAAAAAGGTCTACGTCCCCCTGCACGGTCAGCCGGTCTGGCTGCACAGCGCCAAGCGGTTCGCCACGAGGCCAGACGTTCGTGGTGTGGTGGTGGTCATCTCTCCCGATGACGAAGTCTACTTCTGCGAACAGTTCGCCGATGTCTGCGACCAGCTCGGTATTCAGATTGCCCTCGGAGGGGAAACCCGCACCGATTCGATCGCCAACGGGATCCGCGCGTTAAATTCCCCTGGCGAGTTCATCGCCATTCACGATGCGGCCCGCCCTGGGATCGACGACGCGATGATCGACGCAGTCTTTAACACGGCCGCCGGAAGTGGTGCCGCGATTCTCGCGTTGCCGGTACCTGGCACGCTCAAGCGTGTTTCGATTGAAGGAAAGATCGTCGAAACGGTTCCCCGCGAAGGGGTCTGGGAAGCGCAAACTCCGCAGGTCTTTCGGCGGCAACTGATTCTGGAAGCGTACGAAAAGTTCGGCAACGAGCCTGCCACCGACGATGCCAGCCTGGTCGAGCGGCTTGGCCACCCAGTTTCCGTGGTGCGTGGCGGGCTGAAGAATCTAAAGATCACCACCAAGGACGATCTGGTCGTGGCCGAGCAGCTTCTGGCTGACGTAAGTTGA